A portion of the Clupea harengus chromosome 18, Ch_v2.0.2, whole genome shotgun sequence genome contains these proteins:
- the LOC122133719 gene encoding basement membrane-specific heparan sulfate proteoglycan core protein-like, with amino-acid sequence MIENALPLATLTVEPHSPVFTGETVTLRCVIESLSDWTYMMYKWPSSAPVSEGNTFNIIAAQSNKGQYWCQGKRRDRPTASQTSSRITLDVTALPEAMVNVVSPHSPYYPGDDVTLRCDIAEYTGWYRYDWYKYNNQISSQTKKTILISLPDDAGQYTSLPTATLSVEPPQGPYYPGDEVTLRCDIAEYTDWYLYYWYRGSYYIPSQKSQTAIYLHVDVGLYQYTCAGRRGSRPTTSQLSAPISITVTALPLATLTVEPHSPVFTGETVTLKCVIKSLSGWTYKWYKGLSSAPVSEGNTFTIRGATESHKGQYWSSKPKLTLRPGHQLLTGDSVTLTCELGVSSGLVFYWYRDTQTSDPVAQTDGNSYSIISVKVSDGGQYWCRAGRGDPVYHTQYSDEVEIKVTERPKATVTLKSNWTEFFSGERVSLRCDIKSGESSDWEYSWFRNGVSKSEKEHEISPSQNGNYTCKGQRKRDTKESEESAAVGITVSSEKAQAVLGSLSQMWLTEGDSVTLSCEVRGSTTGWRFHWYKTAPYSPELVYEKRRYSLQLVSDSISGAEGSYTLSPAALRHTGVYVCKGERGEPAYHTEFSQPQPLWVTGVSPPASVIIHSNWTQIFTSESLSLRCGVQGNSTGWRLRWFTGRGGISKCPTLWRSETGSTCSISSASSSDSGVYWCQSESGEQSDPVTVHTGNVILESPAHPVTEGDPLTLRCRYRRQPSNISADFYKNGTLLQTFTTGEMTIPAVSESHEGVYRCRNPEKGESPESWVSQRSESSDSESSSLVVAVGVVVGLLIAFALVILLVLLYRSRKVKVSVTPNLGQQQNNSPSSTSHQRPVSGGAVAGTSDVVYAQIELKKMDAERKKKEGATKSDTLYSLLKPVKKPDLAGPSDVTYADVQIKMKPQANRVRQKAGVILKPNWTKLFRRDTVLFRCHIPGEPSTDWEYIWYKDEEELNPSKSWSESNEYKNVGPVDESDSGEYACLGMRKVDSVFSEISDAVILVSQCHCQVSVFTVHEKDIITIPLPPKKAYS; translated from the exons ATGATAGAAAATG CCCTGCCTTTGGCTACACTGACTGTGGAGCCACATAGTCCTGTGTTCACTGGAGAGACAGTCACTCTGAGGTGTGTGATAGAGTCTCTCAGTGACTGGACATACATGATGTATAAGTGGCCAAGCAGTGCCCCAGTGTCTGAGGGGAACACCTTCAACATCATAGCTGCTCAGTCTAATAAGGGCCAGTACTGGTGtcaggggaagagaagagacagaccCACAGCATCACAAACAAGCAGTAGAATAACTCTTGACGTAACAG CTCTGCCTGAAGCTATGGTGAATGTAGTGTCTCCTCACAGTCCATACTACCCTGGAGATGACGTCACTCTGAGGTGTGACATAGCAGAGTACACAGGCTGGTATCGGTATGACTGGTATAAATACAATAATCAGATATCCAGCCAGACCAAGAAGAccatcctcatctctcttcctgaTGATGCTGGCCAGTACACAT CTCTGCCCACAGCTACACTGTCTGTAGAGCCTCCTCAGGGTCCATACTACCCTGGAGATGAAGTCACTCTGAGGTGTGACATAGCAGAGTACACAGACTGGTATCTGTATTACTGGTACAGAGGTAGTTACTACATTCCTTCTCAGAAAAGTCAAACCGCCATCTACCTCCATGTTGATGTTGGCCTGTACCAGTACACATGTGCAGGACGTAGAGGATCTAGACCAACGACTTCCCAGCTCAGTGCACCTATCTCCATCACTGTCACAG CCCTGCCTTTGGCTACACTGACTGTGGAGCCACATAGTCCTGTGTTCACTGGAGAGACAgtcactctgaagtgtgtgataAAGTCTCTCAGTGGATGGACATATAAGTGGTATAAAGGGTTAAGCAGTGCCCCAGTGTCTGAGGGAAACACCTTCACCATCAGAGGAGCTACGGAGTCTCATAAGGGCCAGTACTGGt CATCAAAGCCCAAACTCACATTAAGACCAGGCCACCAGCTCCTCACAGGAGACTCAGTGACTCTGACATGTGAGTTGGGTGTTTCCTCTGGTTTGGTGTTCTACtggtacagagacacacagacctctgaTCCTGTGGCCCAGACTGATGGAAACTCCTACAGCATCATCTCTGTTAAAGTCTCTGATGGAGGACAGTACTGGTGCAGAGCTGGGAGAGGAGACCCAGTCtatcacacacagtacagtgatGAAGTTGAGATAAAGGTTACAG AAAGACCAAAAGCCACTGTTACCCTTAAATCAAACTGGACAGAGTTCTTCAGTGGAGAAAGGGTCTCTCTCAGATGTGACATAAAGAGTGGGGAGAGCAGTGACTGGGAGTACAGCTGGTTTAGGAATGGAGTCTCTAAGTCTGAAAAGGAACATGAAATCAGTCCATCCCAAAATGGTAACTATACTTGTAAAGGACAAAGGAAACGTGATACAAAAGAATCAGAAGAAAGTGCTGCTGTTGGTATTACAGTTTCTTCGG AGAAAGCCCAGGCAGTTCTGGGTTCCCTTTCACAGATGTGGCTGACTGAAGGAGACTCAGTGACTCTGAGCTGTGAGGTTAGAGGCTCCACTACAGGCTGGAGATTCCACTGGTACAAGACTGCCCCCTACAGTCCTGAGTTGGTATATGAAAAAAGAAGATATTCTCTACAGCTGGTCTCAGACAGCATCAGTGGAGCTGAAGGCTCCTACACTCTCAGCCCAGCTGCTCTTAGACACACAGGGGTTTATGTgtgcaaaggagagagaggagagccagcCTATCACACAGAGTTCAGCCAACCTCAGCCACTCTGGGTCACAG GTGTGTCCCCTCCAGCTTCTGTGATCATCCACTCAAACTGGACCCAGATCTTTACATCCGAGTCTCTCTCACTGAGGTGTGGGGTTCAGGGCAACTCTACTGGATGGAGACTGAGGTGGTTCACAGGCAGAGGAGGGATATCAAAGTGTCCCACTCTCTGGAGATCAGAAACAGGATCCACCTGCAGCATCAgctcagcatcatcatcagacAGTGGAGTTTACTGGTGTCAGTCTGAGTCTGGAGAGCAGAGTGATCCTGTCACAGTGCACA CTGGTAATGTGATCCTGGAGAGTCCTGCCCATCCTGTGACTGAGGGAGATCCTCTGACCCTGCGCTGTAGATATCGCCGTCAGCCATCAAACATCAGTGCTGACTTCTATAAAAATGGGACACTCCTCCAGACCTTCACCACAGGGGAGATGACCATCCCTGCAGTCTCAGAATCACATGAAGGAGTCTATAGGTGCAGGAACCCAGAGAAAGGAGAGTCACCAGAGAGCTGGGTCAGTCAGAGGTCGGAAAG TTCAGATTCTGAGTCCTCTAGTTTGGTGGTAGCAGTGGGCGTAGTGGTTGGACTGCTTATAGCCTTTGCTCTGGTCATTTTACTAGTCCTGCTGTATCGCTCCCGCAAGGTCAAAG TTTCAGTGACACCAAACCT tGGTCAGCAGCAGAACAACAGCCCCAGTTCAACCTCCCATCAAAGACCAGTTTCAG GTGGAGCTGTGGCTGGAACCAGTGACGTGGTCTACGCCCAGATTGAGCTGAAGAAGATGGAtgcagagaggaaaaagaaagaag GTGCAACAAAGTCAGACACCCTGTATTCACTCCTGAAGCCAGTGAAGAAACCAG ACTTAGCTGGCCCCAGTGATGTCACATATGCTGATGTACAGATTAAGATGAAGCCACAGGCGAACAGAG TGAGACAAAAGGCTGGTGTCATCCTCAAGCCAAACTGGACAAAGCTATTCAGAAGAGACACAGTGTTGTTCAGATGCCACATCCCAGGAGAGCCATCCACCGACTGGGAGTACATCTGGTACAAAGACGAGGAGGAGCTGAACCCATCCAAGTCCTGGAGCGAGAGTAACGAGTATAAGAACGTGGGTCCGGTGGATGAATCTGACAGTGGCGAGTATGCCTGTTTGGGCATGAGGAAAGTTGACTCTGTGTTCTCTGAGATTAGCGATGCTGTAATACTTGTCAGTCAGTGTCATTGTCAAGTCAGTGTCTTCACCGTTCATGAAAAAGACATCATCACTATCCCACTACCACCAAAAAAGGCTTACTCGTAG